The Papio anubis isolate 15944 chromosome 1, Panubis1.0, whole genome shotgun sequence genome window below encodes:
- the PRPF38B gene encoding pre-mRNA-splicing factor 38B isoform X2, whose product MCGGVRGVGTGGIVSTAFCLLYKLFTLKLTRKQVMGLITHTDSPYIRALGFMYIRYTQPPTDLWDWFESFLDDEEDLDVKAGGGCVMTIGEMLRSFLTKLEWFSTLFPRIPVPVQKNIDQQIKTRPRKIKKDGKEGAEEIDRHVERRRSRSPRRSLSPRRSPRRSRSRSHHREGHGSSSFDRELEREKERQRLEREAKEREKERRRSRSIDRGLERRRSRSRERHRSRSRSRDRKGDRRDRDREREKENERGRRRDRDYDKERGNDREKERERSRERSKEQRSRGEVEEKKHKEDKDDRRHRDDKKDSKKEKKHSRSRSRERKHRSRSRSRNAGKRSRSRSKEKSSKHKNESKEKSNKRSRSGSQGRTDSVEKSKKREHSPSKEKSRKRSGSKERSHKRDHSDSKDQSDKHDRRRSQSIERESQEKQHKNKDETV is encoded by the exons ATGTGCGGAGGG GTTCGAGGTGTTGGAACAGGAGGAATTGTTTCTACAGCATTTTGCCTGTTATACAAATTATTTACCCTGAAGTTAACTCGAAAGCAAGTGATGGGTCTTATAACACACACAGACTCTCCATATATTAGAGCTCTTGGATTTATGTATATAAG ATATACACAGCCCCCTACAGATCTATGGGACTGGTTTGAATCCTTCCTTGATGATGAAGAG gACCTAGATGTGAAGGCTGGTGGAGGCTGTGTAATGACCATTGGAGAAATGCTACGATCTTTTCTCACAAAACTGGAGTGGTTTTCTACCTTGTTTCCAAGAATTCCAGTTCCAGTTCAAAAGAATATTGATCAGCAGATTAAAACCCGACctagaaaaatcaagaaagatgGGAAGGAAGGTGCTGAGGAAATAGACAGACATGTTGAACGCAGACGTTCAAG GTCTCCAAGGAGATCTCTGAGTCCACGGAGGTCCCCAAGAAGATCAAGAAGTAGAAGTCATCATCGGGAGGGCCATGGGTCTTCTAGTTTTGACAGAGaattagaaagagagaaagaacgcCAGCGACTAGAGCGTGAAgccaaagaaagggagaaagaacgGCGAAGATCCCGAAGTATTGACCGGGGGTTAGAACGCAGGCGCAGCAGAAGTAGGGAAAGGCATAGAAGTCGCAGTCGAAGTCGTGATAGGAAAGGGGATAGAAGGGACAGGGAtcgagaaagagagaaagaaaatgagagaggtaGAAGACGAGATCGTGACTATGATAAGGAAAGAGGAAATGAccgagaaaaagagagagagcgatCAAGAGAAAGGTCCAAGGAACAGAGAAGTAGGGGAGAGGTAGAAGAGAAGAAACATAAAGAAGACAAAGATGATAGGCGGCACAGAGATGACAAAAAAGattccaagaaagagaaaaaacacagtagaagcagaagcagagaaaggaaacacaGAAGTAGGAGTCGAAGTAGAAATGCAGGGAAACGAAGTAGAAGTAGAAGCAAAGAGAAATcaagtaaacataaaaatgaaagtaaagaaaaatcaaataaacgaAGTCGAAGTGGCAGTCAAGGAAGAACTGACAGTgttgaaaaatcaaaaaaacgGGAACATAGTCCCAgcaaagaaaaatctagaaagcGTAGTGGAAGCAAAGAACGTTCCCACAAACGAGATCACAGTGATAGTAAGGACCAGTCAGACAAACATGATCGTCGAAGGAGCCAAAGTATAGAACGAGAGAGCCaagaaaaacagcataaaaacaaagatgagactgtgtga
- the PRPF38B gene encoding pre-mRNA-splicing factor 38B isoform X6 codes for MTIGEMLRSFLTKLEWFSTLFPRIPVPVQKNIDQQIKTRPRKIKKDGKEGAEEIDRHVERRRSRSPRRSLSPRRSPRRSRSRSHHREGHGSSSFDRELEREKERQRLEREAKEREKERRRSRSIDRGLERRRSRSRERHRSRSRSRDRKGDRRDRDREREKENERGRRRDRDYDKERGNDREKERERSRERSKEQRSRGEVEEKKHKEDKDDRRHRDDKKDSKKEKKHSRSRSRERKHRSRSRSRNAGKRSRSRSKEKSSKHKNESKEKSNKRSRSGSQGRTDSVEKSKKREHSPSKEKSRKRSGSKERSHKRDHSDSKDQSDKHDRRRSQSIERESQEKQHKNKDETV; via the exons ATGACCATTGGAGAAATGCTACGATCTTTTCTCACAAAACTGGAGTGGTTTTCTACCTTGTTTCCAAGAATTCCAGTTCCAGTTCAAAAGAATATTGATCAGCAGATTAAAACCCGACctagaaaaatcaagaaagatgGGAAGGAAGGTGCTGAGGAAATAGACAGACATGTTGAACGCAGACGTTCAAG GTCTCCAAGGAGATCTCTGAGTCCACGGAGGTCCCCAAGAAGATCAAGAAGTAGAAGTCATCATCGGGAGGGCCATGGGTCTTCTAGTTTTGACAGAGaattagaaagagagaaagaacgcCAGCGACTAGAGCGTGAAgccaaagaaagggagaaagaacgGCGAAGATCCCGAAGTATTGACCGGGGGTTAGAACGCAGGCGCAGCAGAAGTAGGGAAAGGCATAGAAGTCGCAGTCGAAGTCGTGATAGGAAAGGGGATAGAAGGGACAGGGAtcgagaaagagagaaagaaaatgagagaggtaGAAGACGAGATCGTGACTATGATAAGGAAAGAGGAAATGAccgagaaaaagagagagagcgatCAAGAGAAAGGTCCAAGGAACAGAGAAGTAGGGGAGAGGTAGAAGAGAAGAAACATAAAGAAGACAAAGATGATAGGCGGCACAGAGATGACAAAAAAGattccaagaaagagaaaaaacacagtagaagcagaagcagagaaaggaaacacaGAAGTAGGAGTCGAAGTAGAAATGCAGGGAAACGAAGTAGAAGTAGAAGCAAAGAGAAATcaagtaaacataaaaatgaaagtaaagaaaaatcaaataaacgaAGTCGAAGTGGCAGTCAAGGAAGAACTGACAGTgttgaaaaatcaaaaaaacgGGAACATAGTCCCAgcaaagaaaaatctagaaagcGTAGTGGAAGCAAAGAACGTTCCCACAAACGAGATCACAGTGATAGTAAGGACCAGTCAGACAAACATGATCGTCGAAGGAGCCAAAGTATAGAACGAGAGAGCCaagaaaaacagcataaaaacaaagatgagactgtgtga
- the PRPF38B gene encoding pre-mRNA-splicing factor 38B isoform X1 has translation MANNSPALTGNSQPQHQAAAAAAQQQQQCGGGGGATKPAVSGKQGNVLPLWGNEKTMNLNPMILTNILSSPYFKVQLYELKTYHEVVDEIYFKVTHVEPWEKGSRKTAGQTGMCGGVRGVGTGGIVSTAFCLLYKLFTLKLTRKQVMGLITHTDSPYIRALGFMYIRYTQPPTDLWDWFESFLDDEEDLDVKAGGGCVMTIGEMLRSFLTKLEWFSTLFPRIPVPVQKNIDQQIKTRPRKIKKDGKEGAEEIDRHVERRRSRSPRRSLSPRRSPRRSRSRSHHREGHGSSSFDRELEREKERQRLEREAKEREKERRRSRSIDRGLERRRSRSRERHRSRSRSRDRKGDRRDRDREREKENERGRRRDRDYDKERGNDREKERERSRERSKEQRSRGEVEEKKHKEDKDDRRHRDDKKDSKKEKKHSRSRSRERKHRSRSRSRNAGKRSRSRSKEKSSKHKNESKEKSNKRSRSGSQGRTDSVEKSKKREHSPSKEKSRKRSGSKERSHKRDHSDSKDQSDKHDRRRSQSIERESQEKQHKNKDETV, from the exons ATGGCTAACAACAGCCCCGCGCTGACAGGCAACTCGCAGCCGCAGCACCAGGCCGCCGCTGCTGCGGCTCAGCAACAGCAGCagtgcggcggcggcggcggcgctaCCAAGCCGGCGGTCTCGGGCAAGCAGGGCAATGTGCTCCCGCTCTGGGGCAACGAGAAGACCATGAACCTCAACCCCATGATCCTGACCAACATCCTGTCGTCGCCTTACTTCAAAGTACAGCTCTACGAGCTCAAGACCTACCACGAGGTGGTGGACGAGATCTACTTTAAG GTCACGCACGTTGAACCATGGGAGAAAGGAAGCAGGAAAACAGCGGGCCAGACAGGGATGTGCGGAGGG GTTCGAGGTGTTGGAACAGGAGGAATTGTTTCTACAGCATTTTGCCTGTTATACAAATTATTTACCCTGAAGTTAACTCGAAAGCAAGTGATGGGTCTTATAACACACACAGACTCTCCATATATTAGAGCTCTTGGATTTATGTATATAAG ATATACACAGCCCCCTACAGATCTATGGGACTGGTTTGAATCCTTCCTTGATGATGAAGAG gACCTAGATGTGAAGGCTGGTGGAGGCTGTGTAATGACCATTGGAGAAATGCTACGATCTTTTCTCACAAAACTGGAGTGGTTTTCTACCTTGTTTCCAAGAATTCCAGTTCCAGTTCAAAAGAATATTGATCAGCAGATTAAAACCCGACctagaaaaatcaagaaagatgGGAAGGAAGGTGCTGAGGAAATAGACAGACATGTTGAACGCAGACGTTCAAG GTCTCCAAGGAGATCTCTGAGTCCACGGAGGTCCCCAAGAAGATCAAGAAGTAGAAGTCATCATCGGGAGGGCCATGGGTCTTCTAGTTTTGACAGAGaattagaaagagagaaagaacgcCAGCGACTAGAGCGTGAAgccaaagaaagggagaaagaacgGCGAAGATCCCGAAGTATTGACCGGGGGTTAGAACGCAGGCGCAGCAGAAGTAGGGAAAGGCATAGAAGTCGCAGTCGAAGTCGTGATAGGAAAGGGGATAGAAGGGACAGGGAtcgagaaagagagaaagaaaatgagagaggtaGAAGACGAGATCGTGACTATGATAAGGAAAGAGGAAATGAccgagaaaaagagagagagcgatCAAGAGAAAGGTCCAAGGAACAGAGAAGTAGGGGAGAGGTAGAAGAGAAGAAACATAAAGAAGACAAAGATGATAGGCGGCACAGAGATGACAAAAAAGattccaagaaagagaaaaaacacagtagaagcagaagcagagaaaggaaacacaGAAGTAGGAGTCGAAGTAGAAATGCAGGGAAACGAAGTAGAAGTAGAAGCAAAGAGAAATcaagtaaacataaaaatgaaagtaaagaaaaatcaaataaacgaAGTCGAAGTGGCAGTCAAGGAAGAACTGACAGTgttgaaaaatcaaaaaaacgGGAACATAGTCCCAgcaaagaaaaatctagaaagcGTAGTGGAAGCAAAGAACGTTCCCACAAACGAGATCACAGTGATAGTAAGGACCAGTCAGACAAACATGATCGTCGAAGGAGCCAAAGTATAGAACGAGAGAGCCaagaaaaacagcataaaaacaaagatgagactgtgtga
- the PRPF38B gene encoding pre-mRNA-splicing factor 38B isoform X4 codes for MSTRDLDVKAGGGCVMTIGEMLRSFLTKLEWFSTLFPRIPVPVQKNIDQQIKTRPRKIKKDGKEGAEEIDRHVERRRSRSPRRSLSPRRSPRRSRSRSHHREGHGSSSFDRELEREKERQRLEREAKEREKERRRSRSIDRGLERRRSRSRERHRSRSRSRDRKGDRRDRDREREKENERGRRRDRDYDKERGNDREKERERSRERSKEQRSRGEVEEKKHKEDKDDRRHRDDKKDSKKEKKHSRSRSRERKHRSRSRSRNAGKRSRSRSKEKSSKHKNESKEKSNKRSRSGSQGRTDSVEKSKKREHSPSKEKSRKRSGSKERSHKRDHSDSKDQSDKHDRRRSQSIERESQEKQHKNKDETV; via the exons ATGTCAACAAGg gACCTAGATGTGAAGGCTGGTGGAGGCTGTGTAATGACCATTGGAGAAATGCTACGATCTTTTCTCACAAAACTGGAGTGGTTTTCTACCTTGTTTCCAAGAATTCCAGTTCCAGTTCAAAAGAATATTGATCAGCAGATTAAAACCCGACctagaaaaatcaagaaagatgGGAAGGAAGGTGCTGAGGAAATAGACAGACATGTTGAACGCAGACGTTCAAG GTCTCCAAGGAGATCTCTGAGTCCACGGAGGTCCCCAAGAAGATCAAGAAGTAGAAGTCATCATCGGGAGGGCCATGGGTCTTCTAGTTTTGACAGAGaattagaaagagagaaagaacgcCAGCGACTAGAGCGTGAAgccaaagaaagggagaaagaacgGCGAAGATCCCGAAGTATTGACCGGGGGTTAGAACGCAGGCGCAGCAGAAGTAGGGAAAGGCATAGAAGTCGCAGTCGAAGTCGTGATAGGAAAGGGGATAGAAGGGACAGGGAtcgagaaagagagaaagaaaatgagagaggtaGAAGACGAGATCGTGACTATGATAAGGAAAGAGGAAATGAccgagaaaaagagagagagcgatCAAGAGAAAGGTCCAAGGAACAGAGAAGTAGGGGAGAGGTAGAAGAGAAGAAACATAAAGAAGACAAAGATGATAGGCGGCACAGAGATGACAAAAAAGattccaagaaagagaaaaaacacagtagaagcagaagcagagaaaggaaacacaGAAGTAGGAGTCGAAGTAGAAATGCAGGGAAACGAAGTAGAAGTAGAAGCAAAGAGAAATcaagtaaacataaaaatgaaagtaaagaaaaatcaaataaacgaAGTCGAAGTGGCAGTCAAGGAAGAACTGACAGTgttgaaaaatcaaaaaaacgGGAACATAGTCCCAgcaaagaaaaatctagaaagcGTAGTGGAAGCAAAGAACGTTCCCACAAACGAGATCACAGTGATAGTAAGGACCAGTCAGACAAACATGATCGTCGAAGGAGCCAAAGTATAGAACGAGAGAGCCaagaaaaacagcataaaaacaaagatgagactgtgtga
- the PRPF38B gene encoding pre-mRNA-splicing factor 38B isoform X3, protein MGLITHTDSPYIRALGFMYIRYTQPPTDLWDWFESFLDDEEDLDVKAGGGCVMTIGEMLRSFLTKLEWFSTLFPRIPVPVQKNIDQQIKTRPRKIKKDGKEGAEEIDRHVERRRSRSPRRSLSPRRSPRRSRSRSHHREGHGSSSFDRELEREKERQRLEREAKEREKERRRSRSIDRGLERRRSRSRERHRSRSRSRDRKGDRRDRDREREKENERGRRRDRDYDKERGNDREKERERSRERSKEQRSRGEVEEKKHKEDKDDRRHRDDKKDSKKEKKHSRSRSRERKHRSRSRSRNAGKRSRSRSKEKSSKHKNESKEKSNKRSRSGSQGRTDSVEKSKKREHSPSKEKSRKRSGSKERSHKRDHSDSKDQSDKHDRRRSQSIERESQEKQHKNKDETV, encoded by the exons ATGGGTCTTATAACACACACAGACTCTCCATATATTAGAGCTCTTGGATTTATGTATATAAG ATATACACAGCCCCCTACAGATCTATGGGACTGGTTTGAATCCTTCCTTGATGATGAAGAG gACCTAGATGTGAAGGCTGGTGGAGGCTGTGTAATGACCATTGGAGAAATGCTACGATCTTTTCTCACAAAACTGGAGTGGTTTTCTACCTTGTTTCCAAGAATTCCAGTTCCAGTTCAAAAGAATATTGATCAGCAGATTAAAACCCGACctagaaaaatcaagaaagatgGGAAGGAAGGTGCTGAGGAAATAGACAGACATGTTGAACGCAGACGTTCAAG GTCTCCAAGGAGATCTCTGAGTCCACGGAGGTCCCCAAGAAGATCAAGAAGTAGAAGTCATCATCGGGAGGGCCATGGGTCTTCTAGTTTTGACAGAGaattagaaagagagaaagaacgcCAGCGACTAGAGCGTGAAgccaaagaaagggagaaagaacgGCGAAGATCCCGAAGTATTGACCGGGGGTTAGAACGCAGGCGCAGCAGAAGTAGGGAAAGGCATAGAAGTCGCAGTCGAAGTCGTGATAGGAAAGGGGATAGAAGGGACAGGGAtcgagaaagagagaaagaaaatgagagaggtaGAAGACGAGATCGTGACTATGATAAGGAAAGAGGAAATGAccgagaaaaagagagagagcgatCAAGAGAAAGGTCCAAGGAACAGAGAAGTAGGGGAGAGGTAGAAGAGAAGAAACATAAAGAAGACAAAGATGATAGGCGGCACAGAGATGACAAAAAAGattccaagaaagagaaaaaacacagtagaagcagaagcagagaaaggaaacacaGAAGTAGGAGTCGAAGTAGAAATGCAGGGAAACGAAGTAGAAGTAGAAGCAAAGAGAAATcaagtaaacataaaaatgaaagtaaagaaaaatcaaataaacgaAGTCGAAGTGGCAGTCAAGGAAGAACTGACAGTgttgaaaaatcaaaaaaacgGGAACATAGTCCCAgcaaagaaaaatctagaaagcGTAGTGGAAGCAAAGAACGTTCCCACAAACGAGATCACAGTGATAGTAAGGACCAGTCAGACAAACATGATCGTCGAAGGAGCCAAAGTATAGAACGAGAGAGCCaagaaaaacagcataaaaacaaagatgagactgtgtga
- the PRPF38B gene encoding pre-mRNA-splicing factor 38B isoform X5, whose product MCDLDVKAGGGCVMTIGEMLRSFLTKLEWFSTLFPRIPVPVQKNIDQQIKTRPRKIKKDGKEGAEEIDRHVERRRSRSPRRSLSPRRSPRRSRSRSHHREGHGSSSFDRELEREKERQRLEREAKEREKERRRSRSIDRGLERRRSRSRERHRSRSRSRDRKGDRRDRDREREKENERGRRRDRDYDKERGNDREKERERSRERSKEQRSRGEVEEKKHKEDKDDRRHRDDKKDSKKEKKHSRSRSRERKHRSRSRSRNAGKRSRSRSKEKSSKHKNESKEKSNKRSRSGSQGRTDSVEKSKKREHSPSKEKSRKRSGSKERSHKRDHSDSKDQSDKHDRRRSQSIERESQEKQHKNKDETV is encoded by the exons ATGTGT gACCTAGATGTGAAGGCTGGTGGAGGCTGTGTAATGACCATTGGAGAAATGCTACGATCTTTTCTCACAAAACTGGAGTGGTTTTCTACCTTGTTTCCAAGAATTCCAGTTCCAGTTCAAAAGAATATTGATCAGCAGATTAAAACCCGACctagaaaaatcaagaaagatgGGAAGGAAGGTGCTGAGGAAATAGACAGACATGTTGAACGCAGACGTTCAAG GTCTCCAAGGAGATCTCTGAGTCCACGGAGGTCCCCAAGAAGATCAAGAAGTAGAAGTCATCATCGGGAGGGCCATGGGTCTTCTAGTTTTGACAGAGaattagaaagagagaaagaacgcCAGCGACTAGAGCGTGAAgccaaagaaagggagaaagaacgGCGAAGATCCCGAAGTATTGACCGGGGGTTAGAACGCAGGCGCAGCAGAAGTAGGGAAAGGCATAGAAGTCGCAGTCGAAGTCGTGATAGGAAAGGGGATAGAAGGGACAGGGAtcgagaaagagagaaagaaaatgagagaggtaGAAGACGAGATCGTGACTATGATAAGGAAAGAGGAAATGAccgagaaaaagagagagagcgatCAAGAGAAAGGTCCAAGGAACAGAGAAGTAGGGGAGAGGTAGAAGAGAAGAAACATAAAGAAGACAAAGATGATAGGCGGCACAGAGATGACAAAAAAGattccaagaaagagaaaaaacacagtagaagcagaagcagagaaaggaaacacaGAAGTAGGAGTCGAAGTAGAAATGCAGGGAAACGAAGTAGAAGTAGAAGCAAAGAGAAATcaagtaaacataaaaatgaaagtaaagaaaaatcaaataaacgaAGTCGAAGTGGCAGTCAAGGAAGAACTGACAGTgttgaaaaatcaaaaaaacgGGAACATAGTCCCAgcaaagaaaaatctagaaagcGTAGTGGAAGCAAAGAACGTTCCCACAAACGAGATCACAGTGATAGTAAGGACCAGTCAGACAAACATGATCGTCGAAGGAGCCAAAGTATAGAACGAGAGAGCCaagaaaaacagcataaaaacaaagatgagactgtgtga